DNA sequence from the Alosa alosa isolate M-15738 ecotype Scorff River chromosome 2, AALO_Geno_1.1, whole genome shotgun sequence genome:
ATCTGATAACTGACTAATTCAAACATAACAATGTGTTTTTGTAACCTATGTAAATAATGAGTTCACACAATCATGTCAGCCTGATGTGGCTGAAGTGCAGCAATGAGTATGTATTGAGttcaacaaaaagaaaagcaaccttcttcatcatcatcatcatcatcaagtcagaggtgtcaaacataaggcccgggggccaaatcaggcccgccagcaggtttcatgTTCCCAGATGTTTTAggtaggaagggaaaattaaaaaaaaaaagatattcacatccagttgtcttcaacaatgtgtaataagcaatatcaCTATGAaatgataaattgattaaacctaccactacaaaccatcctcaggaaggaacAAGCAGAAAAACTAACATGGAAGTAGGGTATTTCAAGAGATAAAGagcagtatatgacagcagtacattatttgtacttgtttgctcataagtgtGACTATGACGGCCCCCcacgaggtctcattccaacaaatccggcccactacCTAACACTGCATAACATTTTGGTCTGCAATATCTACAGAGGAATGCATCATAACACCACCTGTAAAAAACATATTATAACAAGGACAAAAGCACAACATTGATGCTGATGTTCAAaggaaaatatttatttttgtttatttttttgtttgtttgtttcgtCGTGTTTTAACCAGAATCGCAGAATAGATGTTTTacatctggaaaaaaaaaaacagcattctTTCTGGTTGTTAGGAACAGTAAAATGAGCAGTGTGTTTGTATAAATGAACATAAATGAACAGGTTGGTGGtgaaacacaatgaaaacactaTGACTTTCACAAGACGGCTAAACAGGGGAATTTATGATGTCCTAatcttgagtaaaaaaaaaggagGTTCAGGAGATTCTCATTTGCGtaaattatattacattatagtCATCATGATCCTATTTGACCATTTTATAAATATGTCCTTAAATCAGATACTTGTATTCTTCCGGCATGGAGTAAGGATCAGGAAGAACATGATTGAAACACATTTGACTACAGTCACTCTGTATTTAAGAACCTTTAGCGTGTGCAATGGTTATAAAGAGGTCTCTGAGCTTGTATACCCTTGACTGTACAATCACTACCAAAACATTCATTGTATTTTGAAATGTAACAGTAGTGATAAATAGACCGACATAAACCCTCTGACACAATAGTGGTACTTCATGATAAGCATTTGAGTAATATATGGAATTCGATACTAGTTTTATTTCCAAATTACTGGCAGTGTATTGAACTACGACaaagtagttcatttacatATTTTAGCGGTCAATCACAGCAATGACtggatacattttttatagtcaTTAGATCACTACAATCTGACCACTGTTGTGCCTGTTGTATTTGGATACACTGATGGCATTTCTGCTCAATCAAATTGAAATGTAGTTTGGTTTTCAATGTTAGAAATGACTGAGGAGTGAAGTTTGTTGCAAATAAAGACCACTCCAAGTCCCAACTCAGACTTTACACCGACACACAAGAGATGAATATATAAGCTAAATGTGTTTTTCAAACAGGGGAGTACCCATCAGGTACAAACATCTTGTGGCTTTGACTAATCAAAGCCACAGGACAAGTACCATAATGAAaatcaccatcatcaaacaagcTTAAACACGTTCACAgtaatgtgtatgagtgtgcttTTTAGATAACACGTTACTCCAGTTATGGAGAGACTTTGAATTGAACAGAGTTTCATAGGCGTTTGTCTTTAAGCATTTCGGCAGTACATGTTCATTTATGTCAACACTACATGAGCTTTTCAGGTCATTAAGATCAAGATGTTCctgcaataaataaatactgtcAAAGTAACTCTGAAGAAGAGTCAGATTTCTAAACTGTCTAAATGAATATAGcgtgttttgtattttgaatgACCTGTTATGGTTAACCCCAACAGAAATGAGGTTGTTTGGTGGTTGGTAAAATTGAGACCGTTGTTTGGGTAGTAAAATTGAGACCACTGTTTGGGTGGTAAAAGTGCAGTCTGTTTAGGGTGCATCTAAGGTGTAGTGGTGCACAACCGTTTTCAGGAGGGCCGTTTATTTAAGCGTTGCTCAACCATTGCTATCAGGACCTTTAAAGTAAACCAAGGTTTATAAAATGTTCAATTTACTACTCTATCAATGGATGTGAAACAAGTGGGTACACCTCCCCTGAAGCCCCTCACCACTGTGACTGCTCTTCTGCGGCATGGCCCCACCATTCACAACACATTTCTATGAGTCAAGGAAATAGATCTTATAGTATTTGTTCATCTGTTCCAGGAAGATGAAGGTGAGGACCGTGTGGGGACCCAGCCGAGCATAGTACGGGGTGAAGCCCTTCCACAGGCTGAAGAAGCCTTCTTTACGGATCACTGTAGCTAGCACATCCTGTGGGTGGGAGAAAGGGTGGCAGCATCACTTGACAATTctcaacaaaaacacaaacaagccagTGTGATGGAGTCCTGTCATTACGTTTGAGTATGCAGGAGCGGTTTCTCATATGTGGGCAGTATGGGCAGCATCTTGCCAGGGGCGACACGAGTGTCGACACAAAAAAAAGTGATTCTCCTATGGAGCACGTCTCCCTACTGGAACAAGGGAGTCGAGAATATCGCACAACCAACGCAATTGCCTCCAAAATAGCACATTTCATTCATAACATTGTGTATACAGGGCTATAGtttcacataggctacatgttatTGTTCTGGATTGtgaaacagtaaaaaaaaaaaaatacaaaaaatacaaaatgaatCTGCACAACAAAATGAATTTGTTTCGTCTTGACAATTGGTTTACACTGTTGAGGGATGGGTGATTTGATTCTGGAGAGCCAAATAAACTTGACAAGAAAGGGTCAAGACATCAGGAAGGAAAAAgagcaaaggagaggagaaataaGAATAAGATTAATGCAGCTATGGTGTCTGTTTATGATTAGCCTATTAGCATACACATATAATGAAATAGGCTGACTTAATTAAATGTTACGGTTGTTAGCCCCTTGCTATGTTGCTGTGCTATTATAGAACAACAGTAGTTTCAAATTGAATTTGCTGAGGGGGGGTGGTTGCCCAGGGCGTCATACATGATGGGACCGCCACAGTGAGTATGTGCTCTGACTGTCATACCAATGAGCCCAGCTCTTTGGCGTAGCGGTCAGGGTGCAAGTTTGGTAACCCACAGACCTGGGACCCTTTCCCTTCGTTGCAGCCAGTTATAATCGATGCAGCACTGCCTTTGGACTCTGTTCTGTAAAGTCAGCCAAGATTTGAGCATTGGTTCATGGGACGCTTTCCACAAAGCTACCAAAAGCTCTGTGTGAGCTGTATGAGGAACCCCCAGGTTAGGTTGTCCCCTGTGTGAGGGACCTCAGAGATTGGGTTAAGCACTAGTGTGGGGCACCCTGGAATGGAAGACGGGGATAAATGAGGGATGCCATTGTGTGTGAAGCTCATGGGCCCTTCCTGCAGTGTGCTGGAGTGCCATATGATCAAGGTACCAACAAGCCTGGTCCTTTAGCATCAGGGTGCAAGCTTGCTACcctgtagaccagtgtttcccaaactttttttctggggacccactttttaaaaattaagatcatcgcgacccatttcacttcagatctaacatgcaacctGCATGCAAccatattgttttaggccacaggttctcaaacttttcttggGGGTATTCTTGCATGCTacgttgcgttgcagacaaatggatccataacaccATCAATTCCTATGTAAACATAGCAAGtaactcaagtcgttatattgtCGCCTATTTGTGGAGGTTTCTTTATTTGGAAAGTTGAATCCGCATTTTCCTCTGGAGTTAAACGTTTGTTTGTAGGCCATATACCAATGCCGTGTATTGATGTTTTGACAAGCTATGTTGTAAGAatatgaaatgaataaatatcagaacaagaggcttttgcgtAATAGTCAAAAGATAATGCACctttactgtagcctacagtatagagTTTGCGAGGTGGAAAACGAGAGGAAATAATAgcgtttaaaatgtccatttaaattgtagcctaataatgCACTGTTGAGTGTTTTAAATCGGAAAaataaggaatgtgaggaggttgctattaactttaaagagtgcaTCTACAATCAAAACTATCTACAGCCTATGACGCAAATTGAATAGCCATGTCTATTTTAGTTGACTATtgactagattttaatcggtcaagttgaagagctgatTAGGCTgatgtcccttgcattttgcaactgcgaggtccgcacagaaatgtttcattttgcggATGAGATGTCCACGCTGTCCCCTGTGCGACGTGTTTCgccccagtttcagagctattctaaatgcaaaattgcacagagggccgtgactgtggtaaacaaactatatcctaatagaaaacagatagctttcctggctaaatggtataaattaggcctattagacaacataaattgtgctgatccaaataaaatctcctgcgacccacctgtgggtcgcgacccagtctatgggaaacactgctgtagaCCAAGGTCTGAGGCTGTGTGGGGCAGCTCTAGTCAGCTATAATCAATGCAACAGTGTCTTAGGAATCAGGCTtatgtacattttgttttgatttttttgtgtgaaGTTTTTCCATTTTTTAGGCTTCTTGCTTTTTATTTGGATAGGACAGtcaagaatgacaggaagcgggattgggaaatgaccgcaggtcagaCTCGAACCTGGAtgcccgtgggcacttggacccaaaCATGGTACAGAcgctgtagccagttgcagcGCAGTGCCCCTTCCAAGGCTTTGTACATTAAGCCACATCAATGTTTGCGCGTTCACTCAAGGAAAGGACACTAGTGTGTGACAAAGGGAAAACAACTTGCAGCTTGAGAAACCTGTGAGCTAAGAAGATTTTCAGGAATGAGAAAGGGCAAGGCGAGGGGAAAGAATAGAAGCAAGGGAAGAGGGAGAAACACAGGGGCAGATCAGGTACCCAGAGGGCCCAATAAAAAtgaaggaggaagggagaatAGGTGAAGGAAATATACACTACCATGTATATCACTTatacatttccattccactccattatagacagaatatcAGATGAtgattgcattgttttttaatcagagcagcagttttcagattacattatgtgcttgcataattgcaaaagggctctcctttttaaaatgatagattcataaacagaatgtgcctttggaacattggatgaatggttgctgataattggcaatagatattgcattaaagatcagccatttctttctacaacagtcgagaacctTTTTGCAATTATATAAGCACatatgtaatctgaaaactgctgccctgattaaaaaagcaatgcaactgatctcagctggtattctgtctataatggagtggaatggaaatttctaagtgaccccaaacttttgaccggtagtgtagcTACACACATTTCTCAGCCATAGAACAACACCGTACCACAGGTGATAAAGCTGCACATACAATCACTACTGATAGTGAGGATAACATAGCAGGAAACACTTAAAGTAGAAATAGAGGCTGATAAGGCAGCATTGATTAAGCATTCAAAATAGCAGCAATTCAAAACAAAGTCAATTTTAGTTAATTATAATAAGGTGTCCATATTGTTTACTTAACAtaacaaaatacattaatatagACCTGATAACAATCTATCTAGTAATCAAGAACTCAATGCACTCAGTGAAAGTCTTGCCCTTTCCTCTCAACGTGTCTTTCAGTGCTGCTCTCGGCCTCTACTCCTCCCCCTGTCACTCTCTAAAGGTCAGAGCTATAGCGGTCTCAGTGTTTCCCTCAAAACACTCGGACAAATGCAAGAAGCTGACAGGCAACACACGAAACTAGGGTACTGACGACACTTACCAGTCCATTTCTGTACTCTGGCTTGCCATCAATCATTCTCATGTTCTGGATCCTAGAGGTTTAGAGGGGGAAAAGAGCAGTCCCAGTGAGTGAGAACTGAAAAGAGACATACTTCACACACAGAATGAATAAATTCAATCTTAACCTTGATGTGAAGCTATCTCCATAACCCAACCTGCCACAGAATTAACAGGCCTGGTCACTAGCTTTTGCAAAGTCAACAGCTTGCattgcatttccacagaatcaCTTAGAGTGAGGACTTGGTAGTGGTTGTAAACATGGCATTTCATGCTAGCTTGTTTAAACACTTAATTCTATTGTACAAGTCCCATCTGCTGCGTATAATCTCCTTGTGTCATTCAGACACTAGCCAAGCAAAAGACGAAAGGTGAGGTTTGTGTTGGGGTTTGTGCGGCCATGTTTGAGATCACTTCAGATAATGTGGACAATTTATCACAGAAATAATGAAGAATAAACCATATAAATCATGGTCTGGGTGATCCGGTCACAAGTGGATAGCTGAGACATGAGTGTGATTTGCCATGATTTAAGTGATCAAGTGCAAACAGAGAGTAAATGATAATAttcctttttttaaatgaaGCCCTTCTCTGTGAAACAGCCCAAGGAAAGGAGGAAGGCAGGTGCAACCCATGTTTAGTAACCAGCATCCAATAGGAGTAATattaaacataataataataaaacacccGGCAACTTGTCAGATCCAATGGTCAGGGTTTTTTCTTCCTATGAAGTTTGGACTTGAACGGCGAGCCACACTCAGAAAAATGCTTGCTGATGAAAGATAacacacccccccctcccatcaTACATCTCATCATCCTACTGTTTGTAGTAGGGAAGAGGTGAGTTGAACAACTTACAGTAGAACTTTGATCCTTAAACCTTGAACTTTAGACCTTAGATCTTGAACTTACAATttttaactttatttattttcaataacCTAGGtaatatttgtatttaattgtttgtttttatgttctCACTTATCTACcatttataaatacatatatcTTAGTATTAAAAAAAAGTATTCTTCCAAAGATATTCCACCTGTGTTTACTGTAGTGTTATCACACCTGGCTCTGTAGCGGATCCTAGCATATTCTGACCTTCCTAGCCTATAGTGCGTAATAAGATATTAATTCTATCATTTCAATTGTAACCATTCTGAGTCTGAGAGGATTACACATGTTTCAGCTCAAAACAACCTCATTGGACAAGCTAGAAGCTATTGGACACACAGCAAAATGATTGCTTATTCACAAAGAAATGAAGATGTCCAAAACACTGCTATACAGAAGGTTATGAACATACCTGGTCTTGACAATGTCTACAGGCATGGAGGCTGCAGTGGTGACAAGCCCACTGATCATGCTGGCACAGAAATGGCAGAGGATATCATCTCCAAAATATCctgagaaaacaaacacagaatcaCAGGTGAACAAAAGATACAATCAGCAAGAAACAAGCAAGCACACAATCAGCGACAATGCAACACTACACTACTATCTAATGTTTGCACTTAAACAATTGCAGATAGAGATTTTGAGTTCTCAAGAATACAGATTTCATGTAACAGAACTGTGTGCCTGCTAGGTTGAACTTTCATGGTACACTAAATGGGCTCCACTCCTCCAAACTACCAGAATACATTATGAGTAATGAGTGAGTTATGAGCGCTCACCTGAATCCAGCAGAGCCTGCTTGGACTGGGAGTATGAAGCAAGTTGAGCAGCATTCACAACCACAGCACGAGCCATGGTAGGTATACAACCCTAAAACATACACAAGACCACAGATATGTCTTAATGCTGTCCAAATGACATTTGCGATTGTACATTTGACAAAAAACGGACAatattcttcactttctgttgCTCATTGTCTCTCATATACTCATTatgcactcatacacatgcCTAAACACATCATCATACAAACAAGTATGCCTCTATATACACACCCTCCAAAGCGTTGTGACCCCTTCCTCTCGGGTGATCCTGACAAGAGCATTGAAGACATTGGAGTAACCCCTCCTCTGATCCGGAGGCAAACTGTGGGAGAGATGGGGTAAGACAGCCTTAGACCTTCAACTTCCTCGCATTACAGCTCCCCTCCGCCATTACAAATATTCAGAATACACAGCAAATGTTACAACTGTTCTGACAAATGCTTCTGTACACAGAAGATTAATGACTACGACAGTGTGGTATCATTTTTATATAGGTTTCTCATTGAATTAAATGTTTTAGTATAACCTACATATATGCAGTGAAATCCAGTTACCATCTTTTGACTTAGGAATGTTGAGATAACCCCTGTTATCTGAAACCTCCCTCTGTTGGAATCGTGTTTGTTGTAAGGTATCTGATGGTGCTGACCCCGGGGTTGATACCAACATAAACATAGTTTAGGTTGGGGGGTTCTATTAAATTCCAGCTGGTTAAATGATCACTGGTAGGGTGGTATCTTGTGATTTTCCGTGGGTGTGTTAAGGGTATAAGAACTGGCTTCACCCACAGATTTGTGGGATTGTTGTGACCACAACAGCAAGGTTACTAATACCTTGAATTGGATTGGTCTACAATGCATGTTAAGATCATTTATCTATCTAATATCCAGGTTAATTCTCACATGTGGAATCAGTCTAAACTGCATGTTAACAGCATTTATTTATCTTATATCCAGGTTAATTCCCACATGTGGGATTCACTTCAGTATGAATCTCAGCTGCTTTGAAACAACCTCACAGATGCAACTATAACAGTAACAGTAGCAAGAGCGCTAGCACTGTTTTGATCAGTGGATGTAGTACTCAGTGTCACTACCATCGCTTACCGTCCATCTGCGGTCATGCGGATTAGGGCCACCTCTGCAGGGGTTCCCACAAACGCTCCAGTGGCCCCAGCGGTCATGCCAATCAGAGCCTTCATAAGGAAGTTTGGTGGGGTGCCGTCAGCTTTGGTCATGCGTTCAAAGAGCACAGTGTAGATGCCTAACCTTGTTGTAGTGTACGTGGCTTGCCTGAGCAGACCAGCTGAAAGACTGGtagagaaggagacagacagacttaaTTTAGAGGAGAAACAAGACAAAAGACCTTCTGTTGCTGTTTAATAGTGTGCCCTGCCCTCACATGTGTGACAATGACTGTTAACAAGTCATAAATTGTGTTTCTGTTGTGCATTTCATTGAAATAGGATTTTACCCATGTCCAGATAAGGGTCTGTGAATGTCTGGGATATCAGCATTAGATTAGGAATGAGGACAAAGAGACATATGGTTGCGGATGTCTAAAAACCCTGATAAATTTGACAGCTAACATCTGAAGAACATCTGAGAGTCCAGGAGCTTGTTCTCTCACTTCATCTAATCCTGTGACACTGGTGTGACACAAAATGTAGCCTTGCTTTAAGAAAAAGACTGGACATATGCAAGCATGGTGACTCAATCAAATGCAGtcaatataatatttataagTGCACTAAGGCCTATTGCTAAATTGTAGCTAAACAAAATCATTAATTGGAATGTAGAAAGTATAAATGATAgacatgtgtgatgtgtatttTTACCCTGTGTAGATTCCCCCTAGGCCCTCATTCTTAAGGATGCTGGCCAAGGCGTGGAAGCTGGTCTTGTACTCGCGAGCTTTGGACCCCTGTCCTGCCAGCTGCATCCTGTTCTTCACCAGATCCAGCGGCTGGACAAACACTGTGGCCCCCATTCTGCCAGGAGATACAATACTGACATTATTTCAccaaatcacactcacacaaaacctATCAAGTATATACAAGAGCCACAACCAAAGCAggaaattttcattttcagcaTTAATTTTCATTAATGATATACACAATACAAACAGTGTGGCCACCTCAGTTGTTTCTGCAAAATGGGTTACAGCACCAAAGATCAAGGGTCAAATAATGAACTCATAATAGCCTTAGTTTGCCACAAGCTGAGTTAATTCTTAAATCATGGTAGCAGGAATGCATACTCCAATTAGCTCGCTAAGTTTAAGAGCCATAACAAAAACGTGTACCTTGCTTGGCAAGAGGCATTTGATATTGTTCGAGCTGCCAATTTAATCAATACTTTTTTACCACTTCATTAATTTGTAGTTAAGCTAAATGTAGCGAAATTATCATAGATCCCCAACTGTCAGTGGTGTAATATTTCATGACAACATGTTCTTGAAATTACAGAGTAAACTGGTCTGGATGACATTTAAAATCACTGTCAGTGGGCCGACATCATACGGGCCTTCCATCTCAGAATCATAACGTTAGCTACATTCCATTATTGCAATAATGGAAAACACAGTCTTTGCATATCTATCAACAGCTTTAAGACATCTCTTGTTTTTCGCTAACATTGTCAGTTGGCACTATTAATACGTATTCAAATACGTTTGTACCGCTGCAAATGACCTCGCCAtggaagctagctagctagcgctTTACGGATATTGACTACAGCTTGCAGAGGCAATAGTCCATTGCCTACACAGGTTAGCTAGCGAGTGTTACAGCAACTGTTTACATACCCAGCCAAACCGCCGAAAAGAAACTTTACAGATTTTGGAGAGGTTTTGGGCTTTGTCCCTGATGTTGCCATGGTTGTGATGTTTTATGGTTCCAGGCTAGGACACTTGTAACTGTTTTAAGTGCCCCTGCTTCTCCACTGCTAGACTGCCTGCAACTACAGTATCCAGCAAGGTGACACAGTGGGACCGCGCACGTCCACAAACGGCGCAGTAACCCAATAGGATAAATAGGCTAGAAGACGGAAACGAGCACGTACATGACGTGGTCTGGTCCCCCTTTGATGAGAACATTTCTTAAAGGGGCACCACATTTTACATCCATCAGtccaaattccaaaataaaCACATTACTTCATAGAGCTCTCCATTCACATTAAACACTATATTTATGTAAATTGagttgctttctttctttcttcttcttcttttttatatCTCCCCtggagtagcctagcctacttgaCCTGtttgacattacattacattacattacattacatttggctgacgcttttttagccaaagcgactaacaacatggtaaacagtttaagttttagagcaattctcaacaattttaggacaatttaaaaacattagagtacagtaagaataagtgcattaGTGAGTGCNNNNNNNNNNNNNNNNNNNNNNNNNNNNNNNNNNNNNNNNNNNNNNNNNNNNNNNNNNNNNNNNNNNNNNNNNNNNNNNNNNNNNNNNNNNNNNNNNNNNNNNNNNNNNNNNNNNNNNNNNNNNNNNNNNNNNNNNNNNNNNNNNNNNNNNNNNNNNNNNNNNNNNNNNNNNNNNNNNNNNNNNNNNNNNNNNNNNNNNNNNNNNNNNNNNNNNNNNNNNNNNNNNNNNNNNNNNNNNNNNNNNNNNNNNNNNNNNNNNNNNNNNNNNNNNNNNNNNNNNNNNNNNNNNNNNNNNNNNNNNNNNNNNNNNNNNNNNNNNNNNNNNNNNNNNNNNNNNNNNNNNNNNNNNNNNNNNNNNNNNNNNNNNNNNNNNNNNNNNNNNNNNNNNNNNNNNNNNNNNNNNNNNNNNNNNNNNNNNNNNNNNNNNNNNNNNNNNNNNNNNNNNNNNNNNNNNNNNNNNNNNNNNNNNNNNNNNNNNNNNNNNNNNNNNNNNNNNNNNNGTTTCAATCTTAA
Encoded proteins:
- the slc25a11 gene encoding mitochondrial 2-oxoglutarate/malate carrier protein, with amino-acid sequence MATSGTKPKTSPKSVKFLFGGLAGMGATVFVQPLDLVKNRMQLAGQGSKAREYKTSFHALASILKNEGLGGIYTGLSAGLLRQATYTTTRLGIYTVLFERMTKADGTPPNFLMKALIGMTAGATGAFVGTPAEVALIRMTADGRLPPDQRRGYSNVFNALVRITREEGVTTLWRGCIPTMARAVVVNAAQLASYSQSKQALLDSGYFGDDILCHFCASMISGLVTTAASMPVDIVKTRIQNMRMIDGKPEYRNGLDVLATVIRKEGFFSLWKGFTPYYARLGPHTVLTFIFLEQMNKYYKIYFLDS